One Leucobacter muris DNA segment encodes these proteins:
- a CDS encoding DUF1990 family protein yields MSNEQPARRSSHIEMPVAYAAVGASKAPDLVRFPPDGTTSYEETLRLGSGQERFLLASSLLMTWGAQRGSGVTVADVVRGSGDRYTGVSFDDDGQPQAGGEVEEQFGPDGEPYLVAGTTAVLRAPGQQPRNVLIVYTVDEERRSGFAWGTSDEAGAVGEQLFMIEHRDDDTVWAVARGFLSAPKSGLLGLKARADLRAAVDAVKAQLAALAPGAGAVDPSAAPQTAAPQTDADAAADAGADPGVGFETSETDDLAAAQAPVPETPEAADPAESDETAPAAATDGPAAVEEAAEPTAEHSVDPAATTDPADGPDTGDDAEHSA; encoded by the coding sequence ATGAGCAACGAGCAGCCCGCGCGGCGCAGCAGTCACATCGAGATGCCCGTCGCCTACGCGGCCGTCGGCGCGTCGAAGGCGCCCGACCTGGTGCGCTTCCCGCCCGACGGCACGACGTCCTACGAGGAGACCCTTCGCCTCGGCAGCGGCCAGGAGCGCTTCCTGCTGGCTTCGAGCCTGCTGATGACCTGGGGCGCCCAGCGCGGCAGCGGCGTCACCGTCGCCGACGTGGTGCGCGGATCGGGCGACCGCTACACGGGCGTGAGCTTCGACGACGACGGCCAGCCGCAGGCCGGGGGCGAGGTCGAGGAGCAGTTCGGGCCCGACGGCGAGCCCTACCTGGTGGCCGGCACGACCGCGGTGCTGCGCGCGCCCGGGCAGCAGCCCCGCAACGTGCTGATCGTCTACACCGTCGACGAGGAGCGGCGCTCGGGATTCGCCTGGGGCACGAGCGACGAGGCCGGCGCGGTGGGCGAGCAGCTCTTCATGATCGAGCACCGCGACGACGACACCGTGTGGGCGGTCGCCCGCGGCTTCCTGTCGGCCCCGAAGAGCGGCCTGCTCGGCCTCAAGGCGCGCGCCGACCTGCGGGCCGCCGTCGACGCGGTGAAGGCGCAGCTCGCCGCGCTCGCCCCGGGTGCGGGTGCGGTGGATCCCTCGGCCGCGCCGCAGACCGCGGCGCCCCAGACCGATGCCGATGCCGCTGCCGATGCGGGCGCCGACCCCGGAGTCGGGTTCGAGACCTCGGAGACCGACGACCTCGCCGCCGCTCAGGCCCCCGTTCCCGAGACGCCCGAGGCCGCCGACCCCGCCGAGTCCGACGAGACGGCGCCCGCCGCGGCGACCGACGGCCCCGCCGCGGTCGAGGAAGCCGCAGAGCCGACGGCCGAGCACTCCGTCGATCCCGCCGCGACGACCGATCCCGCCGACGGCCCCGACACGGGCGACGATGCCGAGCATTCTGCCTGA
- the hemW gene encoding radical SAM family heme chaperone HemW: protein MPSILPEGDPAPADGSLPPSAAVGADGRRFGVYVHVPYCRVRCGYCDFNTYTASELGGTRRDDYAGQVQRELGFGAEVLRRAGVPDRRVSTVFFGGGTPTLLPASDLAAMLASIRDEWGLEPGAEVTTEANPDSVDAAYLATLAEAGFTRVSFGMQSAVPHVLATLDRTHTPERIPLVTRWAREAGLQVSVDLIYGTPGESLSDWERSIDAALATDPDHISAYALIVERGTKLAAQIRRGEVPEPDEDLHAEMYELADARFAAAGFSWYEISNWSRTAGTRSRHNLSYWTGEDWWAAGPGAHSHVGGVRWWNVKHPGAYAQRIEAGVSPAHARETLSGDARREERVLLETRIADGLPADVLRAEERRAIPQLIADGLIDGRAAIAAAGRTARVVPTLRGRLLADTVVHRLLG from the coding sequence ATGCCGAGCATTCTGCCTGAGGGAGACCCGGCGCCGGCCGACGGCTCGCTGCCGCCGAGCGCGGCCGTCGGCGCCGACGGACGACGCTTCGGGGTCTACGTGCACGTGCCGTACTGTCGCGTGCGCTGCGGCTACTGCGACTTCAACACGTACACCGCGAGCGAGCTCGGCGGAACGCGGCGCGACGACTACGCGGGGCAGGTGCAGCGCGAGCTCGGTTTCGGCGCCGAGGTGCTGCGGCGAGCCGGGGTGCCGGATCGCCGGGTGTCGACGGTCTTCTTCGGCGGAGGCACGCCGACGCTGCTGCCGGCGAGCGATCTCGCGGCGATGCTCGCCAGCATCCGCGACGAGTGGGGCCTCGAGCCCGGCGCCGAGGTGACGACCGAGGCGAACCCCGACTCGGTCGACGCGGCCTACCTCGCGACGCTCGCCGAGGCGGGGTTCACCCGAGTCAGCTTCGGCATGCAGTCGGCGGTGCCGCACGTGCTCGCCACCCTCGACCGTACGCACACGCCCGAGCGCATCCCGCTCGTGACCCGGTGGGCGCGCGAGGCGGGGCTGCAGGTGAGCGTCGACCTGATCTACGGCACGCCGGGGGAGTCGCTCTCCGACTGGGAGCGCTCGATCGACGCGGCGCTCGCGACCGATCCCGATCACATCTCGGCCTACGCCCTGATCGTGGAGCGGGGCACGAAGCTGGCGGCCCAGATCCGTCGCGGCGAGGTGCCCGAGCCGGACGAGGACCTGCACGCCGAGATGTACGAGCTGGCCGACGCCCGCTTCGCCGCGGCCGGGTTCTCGTGGTACGAGATCAGCAACTGGTCGCGCACGGCCGGCACCCGCTCGCGCCACAACCTCTCATACTGGACGGGCGAGGACTGGTGGGCCGCGGGCCCCGGTGCGCACAGCCACGTCGGCGGGGTGCGGTGGTGGAACGTGAAGCACCCGGGCGCCTACGCGCAGCGCATCGAGGCGGGCGTCTCGCCCGCGCACGCCCGGGAGACGCTGAGCGGCGACGCGCGACGGGAGGAGCGGGTGCTGCTCGAGACTCGGATCGCCGACGGCCTGCCCGCCGACGTGCTGCGGGCCGAGGAGCGCCGCGCGATCCCGCAGCTCATCGCCGACGGGCTCATCGACGGCCGCGCCGCGATCGCGGCAGCGGGCCGAACCGCGCGCGTGGTCCCCACGCTGCGCGGGCGACTGCTCGCCGACACGGTCGTGCACCGCCTGCTCGGCTGA
- the hrcA gene encoding heat-inducible transcriptional repressor HrcA encodes MVSERSLAVLHAIVSDYVSSNEPVGSKAIVDRHSFGVSAATIRNDMALLEEDELIAQPHTSSGRVPTDKGYRLYVDTLARIRPLSAAQRSAIERFLGESSDLDDVMARTVRLLAQLTNQVAVAHYPSLRRTVVRHIDLVAIGEDRVLCVLILGSGVVEQQVAWLPASQVTEAWVHGLRQRIAETAVGSDVETAATAVADLIERVSEWAQPDEAELVRRVLSVVGSQLQANRSERIAVAGAANLSRPGEFAGSLPVVLEAIEEQVALLRLFGELAHDGRDVSASIGRENAPYGLAATSVIASSYEQEADSVSRLGVLGPLRMDYAGNIAAVRAVARYLNRFLGEEQ; translated from the coding sequence ATGGTGTCCGAGCGCAGCCTGGCGGTGCTGCACGCGATCGTGAGCGACTACGTCTCCTCGAACGAACCCGTGGGATCGAAGGCCATCGTCGACCGGCACAGCTTCGGCGTCTCCGCCGCCACCATTCGCAACGACATGGCGCTGCTCGAGGAGGACGAGCTGATCGCTCAGCCGCACACCTCCTCGGGTCGCGTGCCCACCGACAAGGGCTACCGCCTGTACGTCGACACGCTCGCCAGGATCCGCCCGCTCAGCGCGGCGCAGCGATCCGCCATCGAGCGCTTCCTCGGCGAGTCGAGCGACCTCGACGACGTGATGGCCCGCACCGTGAGGCTGCTCGCGCAACTCACGAACCAGGTGGCCGTCGCCCACTACCCGTCGCTGCGCCGCACCGTGGTGCGCCACATCGACCTCGTCGCGATCGGCGAGGACCGGGTGCTGTGCGTGCTCATCCTCGGCAGCGGCGTGGTCGAGCAGCAGGTGGCCTGGCTGCCCGCATCGCAGGTCACCGAGGCGTGGGTGCACGGGCTGCGGCAGCGGATCGCCGAGACGGCGGTCGGGTCGGACGTCGAGACGGCGGCCACCGCGGTCGCAGACCTCATCGAGCGGGTCTCCGAGTGGGCCCAGCCCGACGAGGCCGAGCTCGTGCGTCGGGTGCTCTCGGTGGTCGGCAGCCAGCTGCAGGCCAATCGCAGCGAACGCATCGCCGTCGCCGGAGCGGCCAACCTGTCGCGCCCGGGCGAGTTCGCGGGCTCGCTGCCGGTGGTGCTCGAGGCCATCGAGGAGCAGGTGGCGCTGCTGCGGCTGTTCGGCGAGCTCGCGCACGACGGGCGCGACGTCTCCGCCTCGATCGGGCGCGAGAACGCGCCCTACGGCCTCGCGGCCACCTCGGTGATCGCGTCCAGCTACGAGCAGGAGGCCGACTCGGTCTCGCGTCTCGGCGTGCTGGGGCCCCTGCGCATGGACTACGCCGGCAACATCGCGGCCGTGCGCGCGGTCGCCCGCTATCTCAACCGCTTCCTGGGCGAGGAGCAGTAG
- the dnaJ gene encoding molecular chaperone DnaJ — MADHYETLGVPREATPEDIKKAYRRLARELHPDVNPSDDAAERFKDVTHAYDVLSDPEQRQRYDMGGGQGGAAGFGDIFETFFGGGFGGAQRGPRPRSERGDDAMIRVDVSLEDVIFGVQRDITVNTAVLCEVCQGSCCQPGTHPVTCDVCGGQGQVQRQVRSLFGNVVTMHPCGSCHGYGTVIEHPCVECGGKGRVRERRMIPVDIPSGIDTGTRLQMRGGGEVGPGGGPNGDLFIEFRVMHHDVFSRDGNDLLCTMQVSMTDAVLGTAAKLQALDGEVEVEVAPGTQSGDVLTVRGRGIQALRSTNRGDLKIAVQVNTPTKLSKREQDLVRQLASLRSDEPPHLGEFQQGFFGKLRDRFFRQG, encoded by the coding sequence GTGGCCGACCACTACGAGACCCTCGGCGTGCCGCGCGAGGCGACGCCCGAAGATATCAAGAAGGCCTACCGCCGGCTCGCGCGCGAGCTGCACCCCGACGTGAACCCGAGCGACGACGCCGCAGAGCGCTTCAAGGACGTCACCCACGCCTACGACGTGCTGAGCGACCCCGAGCAGCGGCAGCGCTACGACATGGGGGGCGGCCAGGGCGGCGCCGCCGGCTTCGGCGACATCTTCGAGACCTTCTTCGGGGGAGGCTTCGGCGGCGCGCAGCGCGGCCCCCGCCCCCGCTCCGAGCGCGGCGACGACGCGATGATCCGCGTCGACGTCTCCCTCGAAGACGTGATCTTCGGCGTGCAGCGCGACATCACGGTCAACACGGCCGTGCTGTGCGAGGTCTGCCAGGGCAGCTGCTGTCAGCCGGGCACCCACCCGGTGACCTGCGACGTGTGCGGTGGCCAGGGCCAGGTGCAGCGCCAGGTGCGCTCGCTGTTCGGCAACGTCGTGACGATGCACCCCTGCGGCAGCTGCCACGGCTACGGCACCGTCATCGAGCACCCCTGCGTGGAGTGCGGCGGCAAGGGCCGCGTGCGCGAGCGCCGCATGATCCCCGTCGACATCCCCTCGGGCATCGACACCGGCACGCGCCTGCAGATGCGCGGCGGCGGCGAGGTCGGCCCGGGCGGCGGCCCCAACGGCGACCTGTTCATCGAGTTCCGCGTGATGCACCACGATGTGTTCAGCCGAGACGGCAACGACCTGCTCTGCACGATGCAGGTCTCGATGACCGACGCGGTGCTCGGCACCGCGGCGAAGCTGCAGGCGCTCGACGGCGAGGTGGAGGTCGAGGTCGCACCGGGCACCCAGTCGGGCGACGTGCTCACGGTGCGCGGGCGCGGCATCCAGGCGCTGCGCAGCACGAACCGCGGCGACCTCAAGATCGCCGTGCAGGTGAACACCCCCACCAAGCTGTCGAAGCGGGAGCAGGATCTCGTGCGCCAGCTCGCCTCGCTGCGCAGCGACGAGCCGCCGCACCTCGGCGAGTTCCAGCAGGGCTTCTTCGGCAAGCTGCGCGACCGTTTCTTCCGCCAGGGGTAG
- a CDS encoding 16S rRNA (uracil(1498)-N(3))-methyltransferase — MANLYYREDLAAGQLAPGALVEVTGDEARHAVRVSRLRQGERILLGDGAGTLGAGVAEQVAKDRFAVRIERVEAAPEPTQRLVLVQALAKGDRDERAVEQATEFGVDEIVPWQAARSVSRWDGAGGSEKSAKGVAKWARVAREASKQSLRARVPRVASPVSFDDLCRMATAADAEVVALHPRSGRRLVAWAGGAAARSAQRIVLVVGPEGGFADGELDALEAAGASALVLGDTVLRTSSAGPAALAVLGAALGRW; from the coding sequence ATGGCCAACCTCTACTACCGCGAGGATCTCGCGGCGGGGCAGCTCGCACCGGGCGCGCTCGTCGAGGTGACGGGCGACGAGGCGCGCCACGCGGTACGGGTGAGCCGGCTGCGCCAGGGGGAACGGATCCTCCTGGGCGACGGCGCAGGCACTCTCGGCGCGGGGGTAGCCGAGCAGGTGGCGAAGGATCGCTTCGCCGTGCGCATCGAGCGGGTGGAGGCGGCGCCCGAGCCGACGCAGCGCCTCGTGCTCGTGCAGGCGCTCGCCAAGGGCGACCGCGACGAGCGCGCGGTCGAGCAGGCCACCGAGTTCGGCGTCGACGAGATCGTGCCCTGGCAGGCTGCGCGATCGGTGTCGCGCTGGGATGGCGCGGGCGGCTCCGAGAAGTCGGCGAAGGGCGTCGCGAAGTGGGCGCGGGTCGCGCGCGAGGCGTCCAAGCAGTCGCTGCGGGCGCGCGTGCCGCGGGTGGCGTCGCCCGTGTCGTTCGATGATCTGTGCCGCATGGCGACGGCGGCCGACGCGGAGGTCGTGGCGCTGCATCCGCGGAGCGGGCGGCGCCTCGTGGCGTGGGCCGGGGGAGCGGCGGCCCGCTCGGCGCAGCGGATCGTGCTCGTCGTGGGCCCCGAGGGCGGCTTCGCCGATGGCGAGCTCGACGCGCTCGAGGCGGCCGGCGCGAGTGCGCTCGTGCTCGGGGACACGGTGCTGCGCACATCGTCGGCCGGCCCGGCAGCGCTCGCGGTGCTCGGCGCGGCCCTCGGGCGCTGGTAG
- a CDS encoding histidine triad nucleotide-binding protein codes for MAQDTIFGKIASGEIPVEILAETERVVAFPDIAPQAPVHILVIPKTSQYENVAELAAADPELLAEMIAVAKRLADERANGEFRIIFNNGASAGQTVFHVHAHVLAGEFEERSLIGS; via the coding sequence ATGGCACAGGACACCATCTTCGGCAAGATCGCCTCCGGCGAGATCCCGGTCGAGATCCTCGCGGAGACCGAGCGCGTCGTCGCGTTCCCCGACATCGCGCCGCAGGCGCCGGTGCACATCCTCGTGATTCCCAAGACCTCGCAGTACGAGAACGTCGCCGAGCTCGCGGCGGCCGATCCCGAGCTGCTCGCCGAGATGATCGCCGTCGCGAAGCGCCTCGCCGACGAGCGCGCGAACGGCGAGTTCAGGATCATCTTCAACAACGGGGCGAGCGCGGGTCAGACCGTGTTCCACGTGCACGCGCACGTGCTCGCCGGCGAGTTCGAGGAGCGCTCGCTCATTGGATCCTAG
- a CDS encoding PhoH family protein: protein MNSTDARSTGEGEAPQAGSEPELQRTVLLAGVDLASFLGHRDQLIADLEAQHPLVSFHARDQVLTMRGPASAVRTAEQVVEEILQIAKLSGAVSRHDVKEVTRMVHEGNGPTAAQVLSEPILTVRGHAVRPQTRGQRAYVDAIDDHTIVFGIGPAGTGKTYLAMAKAVQALQRREIAKIILTRPAVEAGERLGYLPGTLEDKIDPYLRPLFDAVGSMMDPEVVPKLLASGTIEVAPLAYMRGRTLNESFVILDEAQNTTPEQMKMFLTRLGYGSKMVVTGDITQIDLPIAASGLRVVNRILRGVDDIHFAELGSDDIVRHNLVSRIVDAYSAYDQNRQKGDAE from the coding sequence GTGAACTCGACTGACGCGCGATCGACGGGCGAAGGCGAAGCCCCGCAGGCGGGTTCCGAACCCGAGCTGCAGCGCACGGTGCTGCTGGCGGGCGTCGACCTGGCGTCCTTCCTCGGCCACCGCGACCAGCTCATCGCCGACCTCGAGGCGCAGCATCCGCTCGTCTCGTTCCATGCCCGCGATCAGGTGCTCACCATGCGGGGCCCCGCCTCAGCCGTGCGCACGGCGGAGCAGGTGGTCGAGGAGATCCTGCAGATCGCGAAGCTCAGCGGCGCCGTCTCGCGCCACGATGTGAAAGAGGTCACCCGAATGGTGCACGAGGGCAACGGTCCCACCGCGGCGCAGGTGCTCAGCGAACCGATCCTCACGGTGCGCGGCCACGCCGTGAGGCCCCAGACCCGCGGGCAGCGGGCCTACGTCGACGCCATCGACGACCACACCATCGTCTTCGGCATCGGCCCCGCCGGTACGGGCAAGACCTATCTCGCGATGGCGAAGGCCGTGCAGGCCCTGCAGCGGCGCGAGATCGCGAAGATCATCCTCACGCGCCCCGCCGTCGAGGCCGGCGAGCGGCTGGGCTACCTGCCAGGCACGCTCGAGGACAAGATCGACCCCTACCTGCGCCCCCTGTTCGACGCTGTCGGTTCGATGATGGACCCCGAGGTCGTGCCCAAGCTGCTCGCGAGCGGCACCATCGAGGTCGCACCGCTCGCCTACATGCGCGGGCGCACCCTCAACGAATCGTTCGTGATCCTCGACGAGGCGCAGAACACGACGCCCGAGCAGATGAAGATGTTCCTCACCCGCCTCGGCTACGGATCGAAGATGGTGGTCACGGGCGACATCACCCAGATCGACCTGCCGATCGCGGCGAGCGGCCTGCGCGTGGTGAACCGCATCCTGCGCGGGGTCGACGACATCCACTTCGCCGAGCTCGGCTCCGACGACATCGTGCGCCACAACCTGGTGAGCCGCATCGTCGACGCCTACTCGGCCTACGACCAGAACAGGCAGAAGGGAGACGCCGAGTGA
- the ybeY gene encoding rRNA maturation RNase YbeY translates to MSVEINNESGVEVDESRLQRLAAFVLESLHVHPDTELGVVMVDEAAIEQLHVQWMDEPGPTDVLSFPMDELRPGRVDARTPAGLLGDVVICPQVAEVQAEAAGHDLEQEMSVLLTHGMLHLLGFDHAAPDEEAEMFGLQRDLLLSFAMRERGRK, encoded by the coding sequence GTGAGCGTCGAGATCAACAACGAGTCGGGCGTCGAAGTCGACGAGTCGCGACTGCAGCGGCTCGCCGCCTTCGTGCTCGAGTCGCTGCACGTGCACCCCGACACCGAGCTCGGCGTGGTGATGGTCGACGAGGCGGCGATCGAGCAGTTGCACGTGCAGTGGATGGACGAGCCCGGCCCCACCGACGTGCTGAGCTTCCCCATGGACGAGCTGCGCCCGGGACGGGTCGACGCGCGCACCCCCGCCGGCCTGCTCGGCGACGTGGTGATCTGCCCGCAGGTGGCCGAGGTGCAGGCCGAGGCCGCGGGGCACGACCTCGAGCAGGAGATGTCGGTGCTGCTCACGCACGGCATGCTGCACCTGCTCGGCTTCGACCACGCCGCCCCCGACGAGGAGGCCGAGATGTTCGGCCTGCAGCGCGACCTGCTGCTCTCCTTCGCGATGCGCGAACGGGGCCGCAAGTGA
- a CDS encoding hemolysin family protein, whose protein sequence is MSVDPPTGSVPLPRRLSATAKRIGGLVALGRGRVRDEEQLLSIVDRAAEQDLLEDDDRDVIHSVVEFRDTLVRELMVPRTDMITVDATQSVREALEALLTSRHSRMPVVTGGPDDVAGIAYLRDASGFVLRRPDEAETERVTRIMKPAMFVPELQPADKLLRQMQRESNHLALVVDEYGGISGLVTLEDLIEELLGDIADKHDREVPEVAEREDGSFLVSARLSVDDLGELFGLELDDEDVDTVSGLVAKHLGRLPETGDTVTVDGIELTAADTERKRQRLLTVVARWVGPEEEEEDE, encoded by the coding sequence GTGAGCGTCGACCCTCCCACCGGCTCCGTGCCGCTGCCGCGCAGGCTCTCGGCCACCGCGAAGCGCATCGGCGGGCTCGTCGCGCTCGGCCGCGGCCGGGTGCGCGACGAGGAGCAGCTGCTCTCGATCGTGGATCGGGCCGCCGAGCAGGATCTGCTCGAGGACGACGATCGAGACGTGATCCACTCCGTGGTCGAGTTCCGCGACACCCTCGTACGCGAGCTCATGGTGCCGCGCACCGACATGATCACGGTCGACGCGACGCAGTCGGTGCGCGAGGCGCTCGAGGCCCTGCTGACCTCCCGGCACTCGCGCATGCCCGTCGTCACCGGCGGACCCGACGACGTGGCGGGCATCGCCTACCTGCGCGATGCGAGCGGCTTCGTGCTGCGTCGCCCCGACGAGGCCGAGACCGAGCGGGTCACCCGCATCATGAAGCCGGCCATGTTCGTTCCGGAGCTGCAGCCCGCCGACAAGCTGCTGCGGCAGATGCAGCGCGAGTCGAACCATCTCGCGCTCGTCGTCGACGAGTACGGCGGAATCTCGGGTCTCGTGACCCTCGAAGACCTGATCGAGGAGTTGCTCGGAGACATCGCCGACAAGCACGACCGCGAAGTGCCCGAGGTCGCCGAGCGCGAGGACGGATCGTTCCTCGTGAGCGCGCGCCTCTCGGTCGACGACCTCGGCGAGCTGTTCGGCCTCGAACTCGATGACGAAGACGTCGACACGGTGAGCGGGCTCGTGGCCAAGCATCTCGGCCGCCTGCCCGAGACGGGCGACACCGTCACCGTGGACGGCATCGAGCTCACCGCGGCCGACACCGAGCGCAAGCGGCAGCGCCTGCTGACCGTGGTGGCCCGGTGGGTCGGGCCCGAAGAGGAAGAGGAAGACGAATGA
- the era gene encoding GTPase Era, with amino-acid sequence MSEQRSEHAEQGGARADAAAREGAGFRAGFVSFVGRPNVGKSTLTNALVGEKIAITSPKPQTTRRAIRGIVHRPDGQLIIVDTPGIHRPRTLLGERLNALVEATLGDVDVIGFCVPANEKLGPGDRFINERLDDFPRARKVAILTKVDEASKGEIIDQLTRLGSLREWDAVVPISSVTRDQLDVLSDVLLGLMPDSPPLYESATTTDEGEDDRIAELIREAALEGAREELPHSLAATVDDREEREGSDGEPGLIEIYASIYVERDSQKGIVIGKGGSRLRDVGERARREIEALLGRRVYLSLRVKVLKEWQRDPKALGRLGF; translated from the coding sequence ATGAGCGAGCAGCGCTCAGAACACGCCGAGCAGGGCGGCGCGCGGGCCGACGCGGCCGCGCGCGAGGGAGCCGGATTCCGCGCGGGCTTCGTCTCGTTCGTGGGGCGGCCGAACGTGGGCAAGTCGACCCTCACCAACGCGCTCGTCGGGGAGAAGATCGCCATCACCAGCCCGAAACCGCAGACGACGCGACGCGCCATCCGCGGCATCGTGCACCGCCCCGACGGGCAGCTCATCATCGTCGACACCCCGGGCATCCACCGCCCGCGCACGCTGCTCGGGGAGCGGCTGAACGCGCTCGTCGAGGCGACCCTCGGCGACGTCGACGTGATCGGCTTCTGCGTGCCCGCGAACGAGAAGCTCGGCCCGGGCGACCGCTTCATCAACGAGCGGCTCGACGACTTCCCGCGCGCCAGGAAGGTGGCCATTCTCACGAAGGTCGACGAGGCGTCGAAGGGCGAGATCATCGACCAACTGACCCGGCTCGGATCCCTGCGGGAGTGGGACGCGGTGGTGCCGATCTCGTCGGTCACGCGCGACCAGCTCGACGTGCTGAGCGACGTGCTGCTCGGTCTGATGCCGGATTCGCCTCCGCTCTACGAGAGCGCGACCACCACCGACGAGGGTGAGGACGACCGCATCGCGGAACTGATCCGCGAGGCCGCGCTCGAGGGCGCCCGCGAGGAGCTGCCGCACTCGCTCGCCGCGACGGTCGATGACCGCGAGGAGCGCGAGGGATCGGACGGCGAACCCGGCCTGATCGAGATCTACGCCTCCATCTACGTCGAGCGCGACAGCCAGAAGGGCATCGTGATCGGCAAGGGCGGATCGCGGCTGCGCGACGTGGGAGAGCGCGCCCGCCGCGAGATCGAAGCGCTGCTCGGGCGCCGAGTCTACCTCTCGCTGCGCGTGAAGGTGCTCAAGGAGTGGCAGCGGGATCCGAAGGCGCTCGGAAGGCTCGGTTTCTGA
- a CDS encoding DUF5684 domain-containing protein: MHLTESITDQAQITALTQEYGVFAIIWYVIVAIALWRVFSKAGYPGILAIIPIVNVFILVKVAGYSAWSALLYLIPIVNIVFGILVALRLGERFGKGGVFSFFLLWLLSAIGYLIIGFGSAQYSERRA; the protein is encoded by the coding sequence ATGCACCTCACTGAATCCATCACCGATCAGGCTCAGATCACCGCGCTCACCCAGGAGTACGGCGTCTTCGCCATCATCTGGTACGTCATCGTCGCTATCGCGCTGTGGCGGGTGTTCTCGAAGGCCGGGTACCCGGGCATCCTCGCGATCATCCCGATCGTCAACGTCTTCATTCTCGTCAAGGTGGCGGGATACTCGGCGTGGTCGGCGCTGCTCTACCTGATCCCGATCGTGAACATCGTCTTCGGCATCCTCGTCGCGCTGCGCCTGGGTGAGCGTTTCGGCAAGGGCGGCGTCTTCTCCTTCTTCCTGCTGTGGCTGCTGTCGGCGATCGGCTACCTCATCATCGGCTTCGGCAGCGCCCAGTACTCCGAGCGTCGAGCGTAA
- a CDS encoding DUF2207 family protein, translating to MLSLVGIAQRGSVAGLVGLVAGGIALVLSIIAVCPQRVHTPAGAETREYLEGVREFIRVAEADRIRMLQSYSGAERQQDGSVDVIHLYEKLLPYAMLFGLEKQWTRTLAVRYEQSPGYVPYWYPAVAMHGLGAFDSTISQFTSSLNSSVSYTSSSSGGSSGGGFSGGGGGGGFSGGR from the coding sequence GTGCTCTCGCTCGTCGGCATCGCCCAGCGCGGCAGCGTCGCGGGGCTCGTCGGCCTCGTCGCGGGCGGAATCGCGCTCGTGCTGTCGATCATCGCCGTGTGCCCCCAGCGCGTGCATACGCCGGCCGGGGCCGAGACCCGCGAGTACCTCGAGGGCGTGCGCGAGTTCATCAGGGTCGCCGAGGCGGATCGCATTCGGATGCTGCAGTCGTACTCCGGGGCGGAGCGACAGCAGGACGGCTCGGTCGACGTGATCCACCTCTACGAGAAGCTGCTGCCCTACGCGATGCTGTTCGGGCTCGAGAAGCAGTGGACGCGCACCCTCGCGGTGCGCTACGAGCAGAGTCCCGGCTACGTGCCGTACTGGTACCCGGCGGTCGCCATGCACGGCCTGGGCGCGTTCGACAGCACGATCTCGCAGTTCACGAGTTCGCTGAACTCGTCGGTGAGCTACACGTCGAGCAGTTCGGGAGGTTCGAGCGGGGGCGGCTTCAGCGGAGGCGGCGGGGGAGGCGGGTTCAGCGGCGGCCGGTAG